The Brevinematia bacterium genome contains the following window.
CCAAGCTAAAAGAATTAGCAAAAGAACTCATTGAAAAAGAAACTCTCTCATCCGAGGACATTGAAAAAATTCTGGGCAAAAAGCCAGCAAAGGAAGACAAACTTTCCAAGGTCCTGACAGAAATACAACCAACTCTTAATGTAAACTAAAAAACAACAACTTCAACCCTTTCAGCATAAGCTCCTTGTCTATATACTTCTCATTCACACTAACCAAGCCGAATATTTTATCAGACAAGCCTCCAGTAAAAACTACCTTAAACTCTTCCGTTCCCATCTCCTTAAAAACTTCCTTTATTATACCCTCCACACCTTTTGCAAGCCCCACAACTATTCCAGATCTAAGACATTCTTCCGTAGTCTTACCTACAACCCTACCAGGCACCTCCAACGAAATTTTTGGAATCTTTGAAGCTCTCTGAAATATCGCGTACAGAGAGGTCTGAATCCCCGGCATTATAACCCCTCCCCTGTAAACACCACCATATACCACATCAACCGTAGTAGCAGTTCCTGTATCAACAACTATACAGTTGTCACCATATAGCACCTTTGACGCATAGGCATCCACCAACCTATCACTACCTATCTCCGAGAGATTCTTGT
Protein-coding sequences here:
- a CDS encoding type III pantothenate kinase is translated as MRKILCIDIGNTNVVIGISSEGTDFDFKHFRITTNHFITVDEVSLTIFNTLRYFGVGREEISGVIISSVVPEIEVQFRYGIMNLVGLEPKFVVASDIPMEIDYKNLSEIGSDRLVDAYASKVLYGDNCIVVDTGTATTVDVVYGGVYRGGVIMPGIQTSLYAIFQRASKIPKISLEVPGRVVGKTTEECLRSGIVVGLAKGVEGIIKEVFKEMGTEEFKVVFTGGLSDKIFGLVSVNEKYIDKELMLKGLKLLFFSLH